A stretch of the Oncorhynchus clarkii lewisi isolate Uvic-CL-2024 chromosome 9, UVic_Ocla_1.0, whole genome shotgun sequence genome encodes the following:
- the LOC139416079 gene encoding mitochondrial fission 1 protein, with amino-acid sequence MEAVVSDLVAPEDLLKFEKKYNAELVKGGVSKETKFEYAWCLIRSKYSDDIKKGIVLLEELVNKGSKDDARDFLFYLAVANYRLKDYEKGLKYIRTLLKNEPGNNQALELEKLIDKALKKDGLVGMAIVGGIGLGVAGLAGLIGLAVSKGHGPRS; translated from the exons ATGGAGGCTGTTGTGAGCGATTTGGTAGCTCCAGAAGACCTTTTG AAATTTGAGAAGAAGTACAATGCTGAGTTGGTGAAGGGGGGTGTGTCAAAGGAGACCAAGTTTGAATATGCATGGTGTCTGATCCGGAGCAAGTATTCTGACGACATTAAGAAAGGAATTGTTTTGTTGGAAG AGCTGGTTAACAAGGGATCAAAGGACGATGCCAGAGACTTCCTGTTCTACCTAGCTGTGGCCAACTACAGACTGAAG GATTATGAGAAAGGTCTGAAGTATATCCGCACTCTCCTGAAGAATGAACCGGGCAACAACCAGGCCTTGGAGCTGGAGAAGCTAATAGACAAGGCTCTAAAGAAAG ATGGTTTGGTTGGCATGGCAATTGTCGGAGGAATCGGCCTGGGCGTGGCTGGATTAGCAGGCCTCATCGGATTGGCTGTGTCCAAGGGTCATGGTCCAAGGTCCTAA
- the LOC139417160 gene encoding claudin-15-like, with translation MDPILEVVCLLLGFIGWVMVGIAIPNRYWKVSTDDGNVIITSNIYENLWMSCATDSTGVHNCREFPSLLALNGYIQASRALMIAAVVFGSIGLVVTLVGVQCSKAAGEDMVLKGRIVGVGGVLFFLQGLCTMISVSWYAFNITQDFFNPFYPGIKYELGEGLYIGWCSAVLALTGGSCLTCACKLGTSEKQPYPYQPRGRVYSGVAPSRSQAATSYGQDAYV, from the exons ATGGATCCTATACTGGAGGTTGTTTGCTTGCTGCTTGGGTTCATAGGATGGGTGATGGTGGGGATAGCTATACCGAACCGTTACTGGAAGGTTTCAACGGATGACGGGAACGTCATCATTACCTCGAACATCTATGAGAACCTATGGATGTCCTGTGCCACGGACTCAACTGGTGTCCACAACTGCCGCGAGTTCCCCTCTCTACTGGCCCTGAACG GATACATCCAGGCGTCTCGAGCATTGATGATTGCAGCGGTCGTTTTTGGATCAATCGGGCTCGTCGTCACCCTGGTCGGGGTACAGTGTTCTAAAGCTGCCGGAGAGGACATGGTTCTAAAGGGTAGAATAGTTGGCGTTGGTGGTGTTCTTTTCTTTCTTCAAG GCCTGTGCACAATGATCTCAGTGTcttggtatgctttcaacatcaCCCAGGACTTTTTTAACCCATTCTATCCCGGGATAAA GTATGAACTCGGAGAGGGCCTCTACATTGGCTGGTGCTCGGCTGTTCTTGCTCTCACTGGAGGGTCATGTTTGACATGTGCCTGCAAACTGGGCACGTCTGAGAAACA ACCTTACCCATACCAGCCCAGGGGCAGAGTGTACTCTGGAGTTGCACCATCACGGAGTCAGGCTGCCACTTCCTACGGCCAGGACGCCTATGTCTGA